Proteins from a genomic interval of Mycolicibacterium grossiae:
- the hisG gene encoding ATP phosphoribosyltransferase gives MLRVAVPNKGALSESAAEILSEAGYRRRRDPKDLTVIDPVNNVEFFFLRPKDIAIYVGSGQLDFGITGRDLAADSDASVHERLALGFGNSTFRYAGPKDRTWTVADLAGTRIATSFPNLVRKDLAAHGIEATVIRLDGAVEISVQLGVADVIADVVGSGRTLGLHDLVAFGDPLCESEAVLIESSQPNPATAGARDQLAARVQGVVFGQQYLMLDYDCPRTVLERATAVTPGLESPTIAPLADADWVAVRALVPRRDVNAIMDELAAIGAKAILASDIRFCRF, from the coding sequence CTGCTGCGGGTGGCCGTGCCCAACAAGGGCGCGCTGAGCGAGTCGGCGGCCGAGATCCTCTCCGAGGCGGGCTACCGCCGGCGGCGCGACCCCAAGGACCTCACCGTCATCGACCCGGTGAACAACGTCGAATTCTTCTTCCTGCGCCCGAAGGACATCGCGATCTACGTCGGCTCCGGCCAGCTGGACTTCGGCATCACCGGCCGCGACCTGGCCGCCGACTCCGACGCGTCGGTGCACGAGCGGCTGGCGCTGGGCTTCGGCAACTCGACGTTCCGTTACGCCGGGCCGAAGGACCGCACCTGGACGGTCGCCGACCTGGCCGGCACGCGCATCGCCACGTCGTTCCCGAACCTCGTCCGCAAGGACCTGGCCGCCCACGGGATCGAGGCCACGGTGATCCGCCTCGACGGTGCGGTCGAGATCTCCGTGCAACTCGGGGTCGCCGACGTCATCGCCGACGTGGTGGGGTCGGGGCGCACCCTGGGCCTGCACGACCTGGTGGCCTTCGGGGATCCGCTGTGCGAGTCGGAGGCGGTGCTCATCGAGAGCAGCCAACCGAACCCGGCGACGGCCGGCGCGCGTGACCAGCTCGCCGCCCGGGTGCAGGGCGTGGTGTTCGGTCAGCAGTACCTGATGCTCGACTACGACTGTCCGCGTACGGTTCTCGAGCGCGCCACCGCGGTGACCCCGGGCCTGGAATCGCCGACGATCGCCCCGCTCGCCGATGCGGACTGGGTGGCCGTTCGTGCGCTGGTGCCGCGCCGCGACGTCAACGCGATCATGGACGAGCTGGCGGCCATCGGGGCCAAGGCGATCCTGGCGTCCGACATCCGGTTCTGCCGCTTCTGA
- a CDS encoding phosphoribosyl-ATP diphosphatase gives MEQSPAVKTFDALFAELSERARTRPEGSGTVAALDGGVHGLGKKILEEAGEVWLAAEHEGDDALAGEISQLLYWTQVLMIKRGLSLDDVYAQL, from the coding sequence GTGGAACAATCGCCTGCCGTGAAGACGTTCGACGCCCTGTTCGCCGAATTGAGCGAGCGTGCCCGCACCCGGCCCGAGGGCAGCGGCACCGTCGCCGCGCTCGACGGCGGCGTCCACGGGCTCGGCAAGAAGATCCTCGAGGAGGCCGGCGAGGTGTGGCTGGCCGCCGAACACGAGGGCGACGATGCCCTGGCCGGCGAGATCAGCCAGCTGCTGTACTGGACGCAGGTGTTGATGATCAAGCGCGGCCTGTCCCTCGACGACGTCTACGCCCAGCTGTGA
- a CDS encoding sugar porter family MFS transporter, translating to MAGQGPPVDESAAPFSDDDFASGRTAVRIASVAALGGLLFGYDSAVINGAVDSIQEDFGIGNAELGFAVASALLGAAAGAMTAGRIADRIGRISVMKIAAVLFLISAFGTGFAHEVWAVVLFRIVGGVGVGVASVIAPAYIAETSPPGIRGRLGSLQQLAIVSGIFLSFAVNWLLQWAAGGPNEPLWLGLDAWRWMFLAMAVPAILYGSLTFTIPESPRYLVASHKVPEARRVLSRLLGQKNLEITITRIQETLEREDKPSWRDMRKPTGGIYGIVWVGLGLSIFQQFVGINVIFYYSNVLWQAVGFSADQSAIYTVITSVINVLTTLIAIALIDKIGRKPLLLIGSTGMAVTLITMAVIFANATVGPDGTPSLPGASGVIALIAANLFVVAFGMSWGPVVWVLLGEMFPNRIRAAALGLAAAGQWAANWLITVTFPGLREHLGLAYGFYGLCAVLSGLFVWRWVMETKGVSLEDMHGEILDTAKPARTS from the coding sequence ATGGCTGGTCAAGGTCCGCCCGTCGACGAGTCGGCCGCACCCTTCTCCGACGACGACTTCGCGTCCGGCCGCACCGCGGTGCGGATCGCGTCCGTCGCGGCGCTGGGCGGCCTGCTGTTCGGCTACGACAGTGCCGTCATCAACGGCGCGGTGGATTCCATCCAGGAGGACTTCGGCATCGGAAACGCCGAACTCGGGTTCGCGGTGGCCTCGGCGCTGCTCGGTGCCGCCGCCGGCGCCATGACCGCGGGCCGCATCGCCGACCGCATCGGCCGCATCTCGGTGATGAAGATCGCTGCGGTGCTCTTCCTCATCAGCGCCTTCGGCACCGGCTTCGCCCACGAGGTGTGGGCCGTGGTGCTGTTCCGCATCGTCGGCGGCGTGGGCGTCGGCGTCGCATCGGTCATCGCGCCGGCCTACATCGCCGAGACGTCGCCGCCCGGCATCCGCGGCCGCCTCGGGTCGCTGCAGCAGCTCGCCATCGTGTCCGGCATCTTCCTGTCCTTCGCGGTGAACTGGCTGCTGCAGTGGGCAGCCGGCGGCCCCAACGAGCCGCTGTGGCTCGGCCTGGATGCCTGGCGCTGGATGTTCCTCGCCATGGCGGTGCCCGCGATCCTGTACGGCTCGCTGACGTTCACCATCCCCGAGTCGCCCCGGTACCTCGTCGCGAGCCACAAGGTCCCGGAGGCCCGCCGGGTGCTCAGCCGCCTGCTGGGCCAGAAGAACCTCGAGATCACGATCACCCGCATCCAGGAGACGCTCGAGCGCGAGGACAAGCCGTCGTGGCGCGACATGCGCAAGCCCACCGGCGGCATCTACGGCATCGTGTGGGTCGGCCTCGGCCTGTCGATCTTCCAGCAGTTCGTCGGGATCAACGTCATCTTCTACTACAGCAACGTGCTGTGGCAGGCCGTCGGATTCAGCGCCGACCAGTCCGCGATCTACACCGTCATCACCAGCGTCATCAACGTGCTGACCACGCTGATCGCGATCGCGCTCATCGACAAGATCGGCCGCAAGCCGCTGCTGCTCATCGGATCGACCGGCATGGCCGTCACCCTCATCACGATGGCCGTCATCTTCGCCAACGCCACCGTCGGCCCCGACGGCACGCCGAGCCTGCCCGGAGCGTCCGGCGTGATCGCGCTGATCGCGGCCAACCTGTTCGTCGTCGCCTTCGGCATGTCCTGGGGGCCGGTGGTCTGGGTGCTGCTCGGGGAGATGTTCCCCAACCGCATCCGCGCCGCCGCGCTCGGGCTGGCCGCCGCGGGGCAGTGGGCGGCCAACTGGCTGATCACCGTCACGTTCCCCGGCCTGCGCGAGCACCTGGGGCTCGCCTACGGCTTCTACGGGCTGTGCGCGGTGCTGTCCGGCCTCTTCGTCTGGCGCTGGGTGATGGAGACCAAGGGCGTGTCGCTGGAGGACATGCACGGCGAGATCCTCGACACCGCCAAACCCGCACGGACGTCCTGA
- a CDS encoding HAD family hydrolase, which produces MRAVLWDMDGTLVDSEKLWDVALHELYRRHGGVLTAEMRESTVGGSAEDVMAIVYADLGLAREPAAFAAEIDWLHDYVGELFAAGLPWQPGARELLEALSAAGVPMALVTNTRRDLTEQALNSIGRQYFSATVCGDEVPRGKPAPDIYRRAAELIDVPIGDCLAIEDSVAGTTAAEAAGCPVVVVPQDVAVPESPRRRHLPTLAAVTVADLRGIHADLNSGAGVLH; this is translated from the coding sequence TTGAGGGCCGTCCTCTGGGACATGGACGGGACTCTCGTCGACTCCGAGAAACTGTGGGACGTCGCGCTGCACGAGCTGTACCGCAGGCACGGCGGCGTGCTCACGGCCGAGATGCGCGAATCCACCGTCGGGGGATCGGCCGAGGACGTCATGGCGATCGTCTACGCCGACCTCGGCCTGGCCCGCGAGCCGGCGGCCTTCGCCGCCGAAATCGACTGGCTACACGACTACGTCGGCGAACTCTTCGCCGCCGGCCTGCCGTGGCAGCCCGGCGCCCGGGAACTGCTCGAGGCGCTGTCGGCTGCCGGCGTCCCGATGGCGCTGGTCACCAACACCCGCCGCGACCTCACCGAGCAGGCCCTCAACAGCATTGGCCGGCAGTACTTCTCGGCGACCGTCTGCGGTGACGAAGTGCCGCGCGGCAAACCCGCGCCCGACATCTACCGTCGCGCCGCGGAATTGATCGACGTCCCGATCGGGGACTGCCTGGCCATCGAGGACTCCGTCGCCGGCACCACCGCCGCGGAAGCCGCGGGCTGCCCGGTGGTCGTCGTCCCACAGGACGTCGCCGTGCCCGAGAGTCCCCGGCGCAGGCACCTGCCGACGCTCGCGGCAGTGACCGTGGCTGACCTGCGCGGCATCCATGCCGATTTGAACTCCGGCGCAGGGGTACTGCACTAG
- a CDS encoding HNH endonuclease signature motif containing protein — protein MSSASTSVSPGERLEALFDRLAELTGQRNAIDGAIVDVVAEIDREGLCGMTGAKSVPALVAWKTGVSPRNAETVVAVARRSAEFPRCTAGLRDGRVSLDQVGVIAEQAADGSDEHYAPLVEVATVTQLRTAVKLEPRPPRPTPDPKRSIGKTSDETSCTWRITLPHDEAAVLDAALASHLDRLVTAWKLDHADGADATGGAPPMPNTVDAFLALVTAGWDSEAAARPHGQRTTVVVHVDVDRRVGSLHLGPVLTDADRRHLTCDATFEAWFERDGRPIGCGRESRQISRRLRRALEHRDRCCVVPGCGATRGLHAHHVVHWEDGGPTDLDNLVLVCPYHHRAHHRGLIVISGPAEHLSVADADGTALHDRALARTPTAPPPDVPPCPGPTGERAQWWWYDPFQPQPPPATN, from the coding sequence ATGTCCTCCGCCTCGACTTCGGTGTCTCCGGGTGAGCGGTTGGAGGCGTTGTTCGACCGGTTGGCGGAGCTGACGGGGCAGCGCAATGCGATCGATGGCGCGATCGTGGACGTCGTCGCCGAGATCGACCGCGAGGGCCTGTGTGGCATGACCGGCGCGAAATCGGTGCCGGCGTTGGTGGCGTGGAAGACCGGGGTGTCCCCGCGCAACGCCGAGACGGTGGTGGCCGTCGCCCGCCGCAGTGCCGAGTTCCCGCGCTGCACTGCGGGTTTGCGCGACGGGCGGGTGTCGCTGGATCAGGTGGGGGTGATCGCCGAGCAGGCCGCCGACGGATCCGATGAGCACTACGCCCCGCTGGTCGAGGTCGCCACGGTGACCCAGCTGCGGACCGCGGTGAAACTCGAACCCCGCCCGCCGCGACCGACACCGGACCCGAAGCGGTCGATCGGCAAGACCAGCGACGAGACGTCGTGCACGTGGCGGATCACGCTGCCCCACGACGAGGCCGCGGTGCTCGACGCGGCGCTGGCGTCACACCTGGACCGGTTGGTCACCGCGTGGAAGCTCGACCACGCCGACGGCGCCGACGCGACCGGGGGTGCGCCGCCCATGCCGAACACTGTCGACGCATTCCTGGCGCTGGTCACCGCGGGCTGGGACAGCGAGGCGGCGGCGCGTCCGCACGGGCAGCGCACCACGGTGGTGGTGCACGTCGACGTCGACCGGCGGGTGGGGTCACTGCACCTGGGTCCGGTGCTGACCGACGCCGACCGCCGACACCTGACCTGTGATGCGACGTTCGAGGCGTGGTTCGAGCGCGATGGCCGCCCGATCGGGTGTGGGCGGGAGTCCCGGCAGATCAGTCGCCGGCTGCGCCGGGCGTTGGAGCATCGCGACCGCTGCTGCGTGGTTCCCGGGTGCGGGGCGACCCGGGGGCTGCATGCGCATCACGTGGTGCACTGGGAGGACGGCGGGCCGACCGATCTGGACAACCTGGTGCTGGTGTGTCCGTATCATCACCGGGCGCATCACCGCGGGCTGATCGTCATCAGCGGGCCGGCCGAGCACCTCAGTGTCGCCGACGCCGACGGCACCGCCCTGCACGACCGAGCGCTGGCGCGAACACCGACCGCGCCGCCGCCGGACGTGCCGCCGTGTCCCGGACCGACCGGCGAACGCGCCCAATGGTGGTGGTACGACCCCTTCCAACCGCAACCACCACCGGCCACGAACTAG
- the metH gene encoding methionine synthase, whose protein sequence is MEGVHVNAVAATFEPNVRPDCTDALKAALNERIMVIDGAMGTAIQRDRPDEEGYRGDRFREWPTALQGNNDLLNLTQPQIIEAIHREYLEAGADILETNTFNANAISLSDYDMHEFAYELNYAGAALARKAADDFSTPDKPRYVAGAIGPTTRTASISPDVNDPGARNVSYDQLVAAYLEAANGLVDGGADLLIVETIFDSLNAKAAVFAVETLFEERGRRWPLIISGTITDASGRTLSGQVTEAFWNAIRHARPIAVGLNCALGAPEMRPYIAEMARIADTYVSCYPNAGLPNAFGEYDETPERQAGYIADFAEAGLVNLVGGCCGTAPPHIAEIAKVVDGKSPRTLPSIPVATRLSGLEPLNITDDSLFVNIGERTNITGSARFRNLIKAEDYDSALSVALQQVEVGAQVIDINMDEGMIDGIAAMDRFTKLIAAEPDISRVPVMIDSSKWDVIEAGLKNVQGKPIVNSISLKEGEEKFVREAKLCRKYGAAVVVMAFDELGQADNLERRKEICGRAYRILTEDVGFPPEDIIFDPNCFALATGIEEHATYGIDFIEACAWIKENLPGVHISGGISNVSFSFRGNNPVREAIHSVFLFHAIKAGLDMGIVNAGALVPYDSIDTELRNRIEDVVLNRRDDAAERLLEIAERYNKTDAAEERGAAEWRSLPVRERITHALVKGIDAHVDDDTEELRAEIAAAGGRPIEVIEGPLMDGMNVVGDLFGSGKMFLPQVVKSARVMKKAVAYLLPFIEAEKEQNAAAAKSKDTNGTIVMATVKGDVHDIGKNIVGVVLQCNNYEVIDLGVMVPAQKILDAAKEHDADIIGLSGLITPSLDEMSNFAVEMEREGLKIPLLIGGATTSRAHTAVKISPRRSGPVVWVKDASRSVPVAAALLDDKQRPALLEATEKDYASLRERHAQKNERPMLTLEKARANRTPIDWDGYTPPVPAQGLGVREFLDYDIAELREYIDWQPFFNAWEMKGRFPDILNNPASGEAARKLYDDAQEMLDTLIKEKWLTANGVIGFFPANAVGDDIEVYTDESRTEVLTTLRNLRQQGEHREGIPNRSLGDFVAPKTTGLADHVGAFAVTAGLGGQDRIAEFKAANDDYSAILLESLADRLAEAFAERMHQRVRTEFWGYQPDEQLDNVELIEEKYRGIRPAPGYPACPEHTEKTTLFSLLDVTERTGIELTESMAMWPGAAVSGWYFSHPQSQYFVVGRLAQDQVADYAKRKGWTLAEAERWLAPNLGYNPED, encoded by the coding sequence ATGGAAGGAGTGCACGTGAACGCCGTAGCTGCGACATTCGAGCCGAACGTCCGCCCGGACTGCACCGACGCGCTGAAGGCTGCCCTGAACGAGCGCATCATGGTGATCGACGGCGCGATGGGCACGGCGATCCAGCGTGACCGGCCCGACGAGGAGGGCTACCGCGGCGACCGGTTCCGCGAGTGGCCCACCGCGCTGCAGGGCAACAACGACCTGCTGAACCTGACGCAGCCGCAGATCATCGAGGCCATCCACCGCGAGTACCTCGAGGCGGGCGCCGACATCCTCGAGACCAACACGTTCAACGCGAACGCCATCTCGCTGTCCGACTACGACATGCACGAGTTCGCCTACGAGCTGAACTACGCCGGTGCCGCCCTGGCGCGCAAGGCCGCCGACGACTTCAGCACCCCGGACAAGCCCCGCTACGTCGCCGGCGCCATCGGCCCGACGACGCGGACGGCGTCGATCTCGCCCGACGTCAACGACCCCGGTGCGCGCAACGTCTCCTACGACCAGCTCGTCGCCGCCTACCTGGAGGCCGCCAACGGCCTCGTCGACGGGGGCGCCGACCTGCTCATCGTCGAGACCATCTTCGACTCGCTCAACGCGAAGGCCGCGGTGTTCGCCGTGGAGACGCTGTTCGAGGAGCGCGGTCGCCGCTGGCCGCTGATCATCTCGGGCACCATCACCGACGCGTCGGGCCGGACGCTGTCCGGCCAGGTCACCGAGGCGTTCTGGAACGCGATCCGGCATGCCAGGCCGATCGCGGTCGGGCTCAACTGCGCCCTGGGCGCGCCGGAGATGCGGCCCTACATCGCCGAGATGGCGCGGATCGCCGACACCTACGTGTCCTGCTACCCGAACGCCGGGCTGCCCAACGCCTTCGGCGAGTACGACGAGACCCCGGAGCGGCAGGCGGGGTACATCGCCGACTTCGCCGAGGCGGGGCTGGTGAACCTCGTCGGCGGCTGCTGCGGCACGGCGCCGCCGCACATCGCCGAGATCGCCAAGGTGGTCGACGGAAAGTCGCCGCGCACGCTGCCGTCGATCCCGGTCGCCACCCGGCTGTCGGGCCTGGAGCCGCTCAACATCACCGACGACTCGCTGTTCGTCAACATCGGCGAGCGCACCAACATCACCGGCTCCGCCCGGTTCCGCAACCTAATCAAGGCCGAGGACTACGACAGTGCGCTGTCGGTGGCCCTGCAGCAGGTGGAAGTCGGGGCGCAGGTCATCGACATCAACATGGACGAGGGGATGATCGACGGCATCGCCGCGATGGATCGCTTCACCAAGCTGATCGCGGCCGAGCCGGACATCAGCCGCGTTCCGGTGATGATCGACTCCAGCAAGTGGGACGTCATCGAGGCGGGCCTGAAGAACGTGCAGGGCAAGCCGATCGTCAACTCGATCTCCCTGAAGGAGGGCGAGGAGAAGTTCGTCCGCGAGGCGAAGCTGTGCCGCAAGTACGGCGCCGCGGTCGTCGTGATGGCCTTCGACGAACTGGGCCAGGCCGACAACCTGGAGCGCCGCAAGGAGATCTGCGGTCGTGCCTACCGGATCCTCACCGAGGACGTCGGCTTCCCGCCCGAGGACATCATCTTCGACCCGAACTGCTTCGCGCTGGCGACGGGCATCGAGGAGCACGCGACCTACGGCATCGACTTCATCGAGGCGTGCGCGTGGATCAAGGAGAACCTTCCCGGGGTGCACATCTCCGGCGGCATCTCCAACGTGTCGTTCTCGTTCCGCGGCAACAACCCGGTCCGCGAGGCCATCCACTCGGTGTTCCTGTTCCACGCCATCAAGGCCGGTCTGGACATGGGCATCGTCAACGCCGGTGCGCTGGTGCCCTACGACTCGATCGACACCGAGCTGCGGAACCGCATCGAAGACGTGGTGCTGAACCGCCGCGACGACGCCGCCGAGCGGCTCCTCGAGATCGCCGAGCGGTACAACAAGACCGACGCGGCCGAGGAACGCGGGGCGGCGGAGTGGCGCAGCCTGCCGGTGCGCGAGCGCATCACCCACGCCCTGGTCAAGGGTATCGACGCCCACGTCGACGACGACACCGAGGAACTGCGCGCCGAGATCGCCGCGGCCGGCGGCCGTCCGATCGAAGTGATCGAGGGCCCGCTGATGGACGGCATGAACGTCGTCGGCGACCTCTTCGGCTCCGGCAAGATGTTCCTGCCCCAGGTCGTGAAGTCGGCGCGCGTCATGAAGAAGGCCGTGGCCTACCTGCTGCCGTTCATCGAGGCGGAGAAGGAACAGAACGCGGCCGCGGCCAAGAGCAAGGACACCAACGGCACCATCGTCATGGCCACGGTCAAGGGCGACGTCCACGACATCGGCAAGAACATCGTCGGAGTCGTGTTGCAGTGCAACAACTACGAGGTCATCGACCTCGGCGTGATGGTGCCCGCCCAGAAGATCCTGGACGCGGCCAAGGAGCACGACGCCGACATCATCGGGCTGTCGGGGCTGATCACCCCGTCGCTGGACGAGATGAGCAACTTCGCGGTCGAGATGGAACGCGAAGGCCTGAAGATCCCGCTGCTGATCGGCGGCGCGACCACGTCGCGTGCGCACACGGCCGTGAAGATCTCGCCGCGGCGGTCCGGCCCGGTGGTCTGGGTCAAGGATGCGTCGCGCTCGGTGCCGGTGGCGGCCGCGCTGCTCGACGACAAGCAGCGTCCCGCGCTGCTCGAGGCGACGGAGAAGGACTACGCGTCGCTGCGCGAGCGGCACGCGCAGAAGAACGAGCGGCCCATGCTCACCCTGGAGAAGGCCCGGGCCAACCGAACGCCGATCGACTGGGACGGTTACACGCCGCCCGTGCCCGCCCAGGGTCTCGGGGTGCGCGAATTCTTGGACTACGACATCGCCGAGCTGCGCGAGTACATCGACTGGCAGCCGTTCTTCAACGCCTGGGAGATGAAGGGCCGGTTCCCCGACATCCTCAACAACCCGGCTTCGGGGGAGGCCGCCCGCAAGCTCTACGACGACGCTCAGGAGATGCTCGACACCCTGATCAAGGAGAAGTGGCTGACCGCCAACGGGGTCATCGGCTTCTTCCCGGCGAACGCGGTCGGCGACGACATCGAGGTCTACACCGACGAGAGCCGCACCGAGGTGCTGACCACGTTGCGCAACCTGCGGCAGCAGGGTGAGCACCGCGAGGGCATCCCGAACCGCAGCCTCGGCGACTTCGTCGCGCCGAAGACCACCGGGCTGGCCGATCACGTCGGTGCCTTCGCCGTCACGGCGGGACTCGGCGGGCAGGACCGGATCGCGGAATTCAAGGCCGCCAACGACGATTACAGCGCCATCCTGCTGGAGTCGCTCGCCGACCGGCTGGCCGAGGCCTTCGCCGAGCGGATGCACCAGCGGGTCCGCACCGAGTTCTGGGGGTACCAGCCCGACGAGCAACTCGACAACGTCGAGCTGATCGAGGAGAAGTACCGGGGCATCCGCCCGGCGCCCGGCTACCCGGCCTGTCCGGAGCACACCGAGAAGACGACGCTGTTCTCGCTGCTCGACGTGACCGAGCGGACCGGCATCGAACTGACCGAGTCGATGGCGATGTGGCCCGGTGCCGCGGTGAGCGGCTGGTACTTCTCGCATCCGCAGTCGCAGTACTTCGTCGTGGGCCGGCTGGCCCAGGACCAGGTCGCCGACTACGCGAAGCGCAAGGGCTGGACGCTGGCCGAGGCCGAGCGGTGGCTCGCGCCGAATCTCGGCTACAACCCCGAGGACTGA
- a CDS encoding PAC2 family protein produces MPELHDPIVVAAFEGWNDAGDAASDALEHLDAIWEAETIVEIDDEAYYDYQVNRPVIRQIDGVTRELVWPSMRISYCRPPGSDRDIVLMHGVEPNMRWRTFCAELLAIADKLNVDTVVILGALLADTPHTRPVPVSGAAYSPESAKYFGLEETRYEGPTGIAGVFQDACVAAGIPAVTFWAAVPHYVSQPPNPKATVALLRRVEDVLDIEVPLADLPTAAEEWEQAVTEMTAEDEEIAEYVHSLEERGDAEVDMTEALGKIDGDALAAEFERYLRRRGPGFRG; encoded by the coding sequence CTGCCCGAACTGCATGACCCCATCGTGGTCGCGGCCTTCGAGGGCTGGAACGACGCGGGCGATGCGGCGAGTGACGCGCTGGAGCACCTCGACGCGATCTGGGAGGCCGAGACGATCGTCGAGATCGACGACGAGGCCTACTACGACTACCAGGTCAATCGTCCGGTGATCCGGCAGATCGACGGCGTCACCCGCGAGCTGGTGTGGCCGTCGATGCGGATCTCGTACTGCCGGCCGCCGGGCAGCGACCGCGACATCGTCCTGATGCACGGCGTCGAGCCCAACATGCGCTGGCGGACGTTCTGCGCCGAGTTGCTGGCGATCGCCGACAAGCTCAACGTCGACACCGTCGTGATCCTGGGGGCGCTGCTCGCCGACACCCCGCACACCCGGCCGGTGCCGGTGTCGGGCGCCGCCTACTCCCCCGAGTCGGCCAAGTACTTCGGCCTGGAGGAGACCCGGTACGAGGGCCCGACCGGCATCGCCGGGGTCTTCCAGGACGCGTGCGTGGCCGCCGGCATCCCCGCCGTCACCTTCTGGGCGGCGGTGCCGCACTACGTCTCGCAGCCGCCGAACCCGAAGGCCACCGTGGCGCTGCTGCGCCGGGTCGAGGACGTACTCGACATCGAGGTGCCGCTCGCCGATCTGCCGACCGCGGCCGAGGAGTGGGAGCAGGCCGTCACCGAGATGACCGCCGAGGACGAGGAGATCGCCGAGTACGTGCACTCCCTCGAGGAGCGCGGTGACGCCGAGGTCGACATGACCGAGGCGCTCGGCAAGATCGACGGCGATGCGCTGGCCGCCGAGTTCGAGCGCTACCTGCGCCGCCGCGGGCCCGGCTTCCGGGGCTGA
- a CDS encoding SDR family oxidoreductase — protein MPSVRDKVVLITGGAAGVGAEVARRLHARGARLVLTDLDADALAERAAALGTDRVLTAVADVRDLAAMQAAVDAAVERFGGIDVVVANAGIASYGSVLQVDPQVFKRLLEINVLGVFHTVRAALPSVIDRRGYVLIVSSLAAYAAAPGLAPYNASKAAVEQFANALRLEVAHRGVDVGSAHMSWIDTAMVNDTKKDLSSFAEMLSRLPGPLSSTTSVEKCGEAFVKGIERRKSRVFCPEWVAVARWLKPLMSTRLGELPVRAIVPDVLPKMDAEVAALGRSTSQYSHTWSDEKTKPTIP, from the coding sequence ATGCCTTCAGTTCGCGACAAGGTCGTCCTCATCACCGGCGGGGCCGCCGGCGTCGGCGCGGAGGTGGCGCGCCGACTGCACGCCCGGGGGGCGCGGCTCGTGCTCACCGACCTGGACGCCGACGCGCTCGCCGAGCGCGCCGCGGCGCTCGGCACCGACCGCGTGCTCACCGCCGTGGCCGACGTGCGCGACCTCGCCGCCATGCAGGCCGCCGTGGACGCGGCCGTCGAGCGGTTCGGCGGCATCGACGTCGTGGTGGCCAACGCCGGCATCGCGAGCTACGGGTCGGTGCTGCAGGTGGACCCGCAGGTGTTCAAGCGCCTCCTGGAGATCAACGTGCTGGGGGTCTTCCACACGGTGCGGGCCGCGCTGCCCTCGGTCATCGACCGCCGCGGTTACGTGCTGATCGTGTCCTCGCTCGCGGCGTACGCCGCCGCGCCCGGGCTGGCGCCCTACAACGCGTCCAAGGCGGCCGTCGAGCAGTTCGCGAACGCCCTGCGCCTCGAGGTGGCCCACCGGGGCGTCGACGTCGGCTCGGCGCACATGTCGTGGATCGACACCGCGATGGTGAACGACACCAAGAAGGACCTCAGTTCGTTCGCCGAGATGCTGTCCCGGCTGCCCGGCCCGCTCTCGTCCACGACGTCGGTCGAGAAGTGCGGCGAGGCGTTCGTCAAGGGCATCGAGCGGCGCAAGTCGCGGGTGTTCTGCCCGGAGTGGGTCGCGGTGGCGCGCTGGCTCAAGCCGCTGATGTCGACGCGTCTCGGCGAACTGCCGGTGCGCGCGATCGTGCCCGACGTGCTGCCGAAGATGGACGCCGAGGTCGCCGCGCTGGGCCGTTCCACCAGCCAGTACTCGCACACCTGGAGCGACGAGAAGACCAAGCCGACCATTCCGTGA